Genomic segment of Eremothecium sinecaudum strain ATCC 58844 chromosome VIII, complete sequence:
CTCCTTGGACTCCTCAATCTGCTTAGACAACTCAATATCCTCCAGGTTCTTTTTAACCAATTCTGGGAACATCAACTGGAACGCAGAGTTACTTTTGGCATTATAAGCCTTCGACTTGCGAGCAAGTAACCGTTTTTGCGCATCCCCAGTATTTATAGAACCCGAAGTTTGCTCGTCACCTGTCATAAAACTCAATAATCCTGTCAAAATCGTCGCCACTGACCACGAAGGATTCCACGTGTCTGGATGAAAGTCACTCATAGACAAGCATAACCTGGTATTCTCTTTAAACCGCCCATTAGGTGTTATCATTTTAATCGCAGGAGGCTTAAATGGGTACTCCGAAGGGAAAAGCAAAGTCCCGTGGTATTGCCCTCCTTCATAAGGAGTATCAGGCGGACCAGTAATCACATAGTGCCATAGCAGAATATAATCCTCATGAGGTACAGCTGTTATATAGGGAGGGGGGTTTTCCTTTATCATCTTGTACTCCCTGGTCAATCTTTTAACACCCTGTTGGGAAGCCATCGCGTCTAAAAGTCTTAAATATGTGTACAGAAGTATCTCCAAGTACTCACAAGCAGTTCTAAGTTGGCTATAAACCCCTATGAATTGTGAATACCACCTACTTGCTCTAGTTCACCTTTATAGCTCGTTCTTCAATTCCAACAACAGTGATATTATTCATTTTATACGATATAATAGTCACGTGTGCTCTCCTTTGTTGCTCAGTATACTGAGAGATGGGAAGAGGTCAGCAGCGTGGACTTAAATACAGTTACGGCCATTGATGGTTAGTAACTATTTATAAATTGCAAAATAAGCTCCTTTCTACATTCTCTACCGTTCTTCCGGGGGTTTATAATAATTATGTCTTACTAAAATGACAAAACCTATGTAAAAAAAATCGATGAGGACCACCAATAAAACTGTGAAATAACTGCTAGCTAAAGCTCCACTAAGTTGGTTCTAACCCCTGGAATATACTTCTTGTTATGGGCTcaaataatattaaacTCTTAGCGGGGAATTCTCACCCAGAATTGGCTGAAAAGGTGTCAGCAAAGCTTGGCGTATCACTATCGAAAATTGGAGTGTATCACTACTCGAATAAAGAGACTTCTGTGACTATTGGTGAGAACATTAGGGATGAAGACGTCTATATCCTCCAGACTGGTACTGGCGAACAGGAAATCAACGATTTTTTGATGGAATTGCTGATTATGATCCATGCGTGCCGTACAGCTTCAGCGAGAAAGATTACAGCTGTGATTCCAAACTTCCCTTATGCTAGACAGGACAAAAAAGACCAGTCGCGTGCCCCTATCACGGCGAAGTTGATTGCGAAGATGCTGGAGACAGCGGGGTGCAACCATGTTATAACCATGGACCTGCATGCTTCGCAAATACAAGGATTTTTCCATATTCCAGTGGACAATTTGTATGCCGAACCTAACATTCTTCACTATATTAGGAAAGAAGTGGACTACCAGAACTGTATGCTGGTTGCTCCCGACGCAGGCTCGGCAAAGCGGACTTCCACGCTTTCAGACAAGTTGAACTTGAACTTTGCTTTAATCCATAAGGAAAGACAAAAGGCAAATGAAGTTTCTAGAATGGTTTTGGTCGGAGATGTAACAGGGAAGTCGTGTATTATTGTTGATGATATGGCAGATACTTGTGGTACTTTGTCCAAAGCGACGGATACGTTGATTGAAAACGGTGCCAAAGAAGTTATTGCAATTGTTACTCACGGAATCTTTTCTGGCTCTGCAAGAACTGTCTTGAAGAACAGTAAACTTGCGAAGATCGTAAGTACGAATACAGTTCCAGTGGATTTGAACTTAGACATTTATGATCAAATTGACATTAGTGCTATACTGGCCGATGCTATTAGAAGACTACATAACGGTGAAAGTGTGTCATACTTATTCAATCATGAAGTATTCTAAGATACGGCCTGTAAGGTCATCTGTACAATATATTATTTAGtttatatattaatatacTTAACATATTATTAGGTATCTCATTTAAACTTTATTATTACTTTATATTTTATTACACTTTTTAGAAGTAAATGTTGCTTTTAGTTATTAAATAGTCCGGCCGTGTGTAACAATAATAACAAACAATCCAATACTCTCTACATAGATAAGCGATAATTAAACTGACTTAATCCTTTGTCCGCTTGAAACTAAACAGCTTCGTTCTCTTCTTCAGTGGGGACCATATGTTACTATCCTTTTTCTCAGCAACATCCTCCGATAACACGGCCTGATTACTGACAGAAGGAACTCCTTGTTGTTTTATCCAATCATCAAATTTAACCATTTGCTCTATATTATCAGCATAGTCGACTTTAGTTCCTTTACCGGGAGTTGTTATCTCCTTGTAGAATAAAACATACGCCGCGGTAGTGTCTTTCGGATCGCCGGTGTACTTCAAAACACTATCTTCAGAGACCGACTCAACAGTTTCATCATCAAATAAAAGCCAGCCGTATAAGTCATGCTTGCATATAGTAACGTAATGTCCATGTTGTGGACCGCCTCCCATATGAATTACGACGCTTCTCAATTCATAGTTTTTGCAGACAGACGAATCAAATGTAGAACACACTTTCAATGTTAATGGATAATGAACGGTGTTGAAGAGCTTGATATTGGATTGACATTGTTCATTATACTTGAATCTCTTTAAATgtagaagaagaaatttTGGAAGTTGCTTCAGGCCTACTGTCCTCTCGGCTTCCTGAAGACTATTGCATGAGTCACAATAAAACTTGTTTGCGCCGTTCAACATTTCTCGTTGGTGAAAGTCTTCCAACATGTCCTGTATGTTTACCTCTTCATCCTCAGTCACTGGGATTGCAAAATCCAAGAAAGGTTCGTCACTAGAAGTTACGCTGTCACAAGTTAGACATGTTACTGAATTCGTCATAGTACCTTGAAATAAAGACTTAATGAAATTCTCGGGGACCATATCAGGCATTTTGTCCAATTGCTGTTGTAAAGACTCACTTAACGAATTCATAAGGAAATTAAGGAATTCGTGAGCGTCCTGATGCATTAGTTTGTCAAATAGAATGTTTTCCTTTCTTAAAACATCAACGAAGAAAATAGGTGACGCCACCCCTACCATTGACCTTGACTCAACTATGCACTCGAAAATGTCTTTCAAAGCGCTGTATAGGTCGGGTGGTTCATCTTTCGGGAAATACTCATGATGAAAGGAATGGTCAATGGTTAGGACAGGTCCTGTTGTTAAAGCGGCCTTCTTTCTCTGCTCAATAGAAGGCACGCCAAACGGCAGGGTAGAATTACAGGGCTGTGACTGCGGTTGTAAACCTAAGCCCGCCATCATCcctgaagatgaagaagaactCGATGAAGAGGTGTTGATGACTCGGGTTTGCAGCTGAACCGAATTTGCGGCCGTATCTGATCGCTGACAGTGGCCTATATTACATACGGTCCGTCCAACTATTATTTTTGACTCCTGATGCGATTTAACATCTATGGAGCTCTCTTCGTCATTAGAAGTACCAGAATACTTCAATTGATCGTCACTAGTATCGTTTTGTTTCGTACATCCATTAATTTGATCACCGGAAGGTAAAACCCCACCTTTCGCAAATTCGTTTCCGCCAGCAGTAGAATTAACACCATATTTAGAGCTATCAGCGGACATATTCTCATTCTCATTTTCAATCTTGTCTGGTTCCTGTCTTGCCTCACCGGTCTTAAGCATATTGTTCCAACTTCGTCTGGAAAAGCTCTTGCTTGTAGGCGATGGAGACGAATTGTTCGGCCTTGACTCCTCTGAAACATTATTACAGAAACAGCTACCATTAGATTGATAAGTTTTCGCTGCATTACCAGGCACATAGGAAAAAGAAGCATTCGCATTCCCAAATTTCCTGGATTTCGTACTTACCGTATCCAATTTTCGTCTTCTTACGGAAGGTTCCCCGCGCTGCGGGTATTGCAATACATTTACCCTGAACTCCTCTAGATTAAATAGGCATTGTAATATAGAATTACAGTAACATGTATTACCAAAGTTCTCTAATCCGAACACTTTAGCTAGTCCGTTACCATATACCAACATTCCAGAGGCCCCTGAACCTTCTCTCGGATATATATTTTGCTTTAGCAACGGATTAAGTTCAAGTGGATATTGTAGAGTAGTTTCATTATAGTCATGAAGCGCCAAATCATCAATAGATGGACTTGATGATTCTATCTCCAATTGTTTACCTTCATCGTTCTCCTTTTCCCCCTTATTCAATAACGAAAGATCATTTACTATGCCTGGACGTATACTAGAGTTATGACGTCTTATTTCACTTTCTAGTAGCTCTTGGGAAGTGTTTTTAGGCCTTACATCAACAGCAGGAATAGTACTCTTACTCTTTATCCTTTCACTTTTGACTAGCCATTTTTTTAAAATCATTATGTTATTACCACCATTAAATGGAAAACAAAGGTTCTAACTATTGAAGGCCAAAACCACAGCTGCTAATAACTTCTAAGATATAGGATCGATTAATGCGATCAATATCTATTTTACCCGGTAGGAAGTCTAAGAAAAGCTTTACTTTAGCTTGTTAATTTCGGGAGTTCAAGTAGAAAAAGAGGTTTCTTGAAACTTTTTAATTAAAGTAAAGTTACTACTATACGACAAGAGTCTAAAGTGATTACTATAATAGGCTCAAGCTAAATTGTTGAGGTCCCTATTGCGGAAATGTTGTAGTATCTTTAATTAGGACGTTTGTATTCCAACGTTAAGTTTTTAAGAAGTTAATTACTAGGTTTTTTAAGAATGAAGGGTTAGGTATTACTCAAGCAAATACTAAAGCCTCTAAGGCCTCTAAGAAGTCaatgaagagctttttATTATGCTCGCTAGGAGGGGTTCCGCATGTCCATCGCATTGGGCTGGTTACAGTGAGTGTAATATAACAAATTCGTAATTCTAGAATCGAACCCAGGAACTAATAGGCTTAAAAATTCCAAAGAGGAGTGAGGAGACGTTTTTTTTTCACAGCCCGGGGTACGGAAACTTGTTGGACTAGGTCATGGATCAACGGATGAGTATATAAGCAAATCCACGTGACTACTGAAGTGAACTTGCCGCCGAGGATTTGAATATAACCTTGAGCTATGGAGCATGGGTCAAGAAGTGCGGAAAGCAGTAGGTCTTGGAGGGTTATCATGCTTCTTAATTTCCTTGTTTGAAAATTATAATCTTAGATGGGTAGTAATCACAGCTTGATATACGTAGGTGCTTGAATGACGTTCAATGCTGAACTCATAGGTTATAATATGGGTAGGACCCTGTATGCTTTACGATAACTATATAACAACAgaataaataataataaataatacTAACAACTAGCGTAAATACTAAAATACTACACATAATAACACTATAGACATAACTggaatattttaaattaGTCAGAATTCAGGAATCATATTAATATCATACCAACCTAAGAAATCATCAGTACTAGAATTGCCTTCAATCCACCCTGTACTTTGCTGTAGAAAAAAGGTATCAAGCTCCGATAGTTGGTTAAAATTCGCTGAACTGTTTTGGAGCTGTTGTTGTTCATTACCAACAGTTAGTAAGGCGTTATTCTCATCACATGCCGCGCTAGCAGAGGTTGCGCTTAATCTGTTCCCGTTAGTGTCCAGGAACATGCTCAAATTTGTGTATGACGGTGTCGTCGCTAGCGTTTTGTTCATAGCAGATTCGCTAAACGCAGCGACTGCAGAGGTGCTGTTTAAGCGCGAAGACTTCTGATCTCGGGGATCAATTGTGGACAAGCCAGTATCGCCATTGTTGAATAAAGAATTCGGAATTCCTGTAGCAATTGATTCTGAAGTGATTTTTGGAATCCCATTTCTGCCAAATGGCGACGACTCTACTAGAGAAGCGGATACCGAACGCTGCATAGATGTTGCAACAATGGAGTTGGAATCCGCAGGCTGCATTTCAAAAACACGACTATCAGTTTGTGAGGAAGGAGATAGCGGATCTGTAGCTGGTTTTGCTGCAGTAGGAATTAGCATGAATGATTGCTGTTGTCGTTGCGTTGCTTCTTGCAGTATTTTCTTGCAAGTGCCAGTGCTGGCTTCTGGAACGACACTGCCAGTAGCATCAAGCATTGAGAGCGGGATACCGTTAATAGATTTTATAGGCATGCCGTCTTCACCTCCTTGGCTTTGTAACATTCTTGCCTGCTTCATTGCGTTCTTGGTAGGTACCAACTTCGTAACTGTTGTACCATTTGGTGTGGTTTGCGTAATGGTCTCGAAATCTTCCTTAGAAATTTGATTATAGAATGGTAGTGGGAACAACTTCCTCGATAGTAGAACTTTCTTCTCTTCGCTACAACTGCTTAGTAGTTCATTCCTCTTTCTTTGAACTTCTGCATTATATttttcatcattttcaCGTCTTCTGGCCTCATGAACACAGTACACAAGATCGTAGAATAATGTACCGGTTAGATGAGACCTCATACGAGAAATAATACCGTCTTCTTCGACGAACAACTCGGGATGTGTTATTAAAACGAAGTTTAACTTCTCCAGAACGCTTGCAGTTCTAGAAATGTCGTTTTCCACACTTGCGGCCCATGCAGATAGTTGATTTCTATACAGTCGATGCAATGTAACGATAGACTGGCGGGCAGAGTCGACGTACTTATCTGGCAAATATAGCGTCAAATGAATTTTAAAGAGTATCAAAGCAGCGTAGTTAGCACTGTGTCTAACGTAAATCGGCAATTCAATGAGTTGCCGTTCTTCTAAGATCTTCGTTAATAGCGTAATTATTCTCGTAGCCGCCATATATGCCTCTGTAACATACTTCTTTTGATAGTCAATCGGAGTATCAGGTAAAAATGCAAAACAGCAAATCATTAGCTTTGCGTAAAGGTAATATATTTCCACAAAGGGATAGGTATCAAATTTCATGCTTGCATGTAAACGAGATAGTTCCCATTCCATGATAGCAAGTGAGCCGGCACGTTCACCGGTCTCTAATAAACCGTCTTGGGAACTCACACTGGATCCCATTATGCCGGAGAGTTTGGCCTGGAAATGCGCCAAACAAATCAACTGACGAAAAGGCATTGGTAAATCTGGGACCTTTCCCAGTCTTGCCTTCTCAATGATATAATCCGTTTGAAAAGTAGACGGTAGTCCAAGAATACTACTCCAGCATTGTTCAGCAAAAAATATGCCTAACCAAGTCCTGGTTCTCCATTTCTCAGCATCTGGCATCAATGCCTGTGTCCTGGTAAACTCTGACATGAATTCACCCCTGTGTAAACCTAATTGAAAAGAAAGAGACTTTGCTAAACCCACAAATCGATAGGAACAATCGTCCAGAACCTTCAGATTTGGAAGCGGCCAATTACAAAGTAGTAGCAATGCTTGAGAAATATGGGTTGATCTTGGAGTGCGTATCCAACATGTTTCAATGGCTAGTTGTTTTATAAGAGAAGCAAGCTTATTGTAGAGTGTAGGTTCCGGATCAGACAGACATGCTATCAGCATAACAGTCCAAAATAATAACTGCGAGCGGGAATATAGCTCCGTCACCGACTCGCTTGTCATGATAGGAAAGTAGGGCAAATACTTAGTAACAAAAATAGTGTGCAGCTCTTCAGCCCGTTTAATTGTAATCTGAACATCACCCAGTAcaaattcatcaatatttGCTTGGGGACTGGGCAATAGAGGCAATGTGTTGGTGGTCATTACAACAGGCTTTTTATTCGTCTCGGGTGTCATTGCAGGTGTACCATTAGAAGTCGGAGTATCTGCCGGCGAATGATTTGCTGATGAGTGGTGCTTCAAAACAAGCTGTAAGCCAGGGGGAAGGGACTTTGCACTGCTGTTTGGAGGAGCTGAGTCATTCAGTAGAGGAGGAACACTCCCGGAACCTTTTGTATAGTCAGTGCCATTAGATGCAGGCCCCATGGGGCTTGTGACTCGTGAAGTAAACGAAGAGTCAGACTTCAGCAACTCCGGTTCGCTCGCCAAATACGTCTGTACTGAAATTCCGCTATGCTGCGCTGAATCTTGAGTCTTTATCGCCTGCAAAATTTGTCTACCCAACTCTGAATTTCGCATTGCGGAGGCCAAAATTCCCTCACTTCTTAGCAAAAATTCCAGTTTCGAATTAAGCTCCTCAATCTCGTTCTTGAGATTCTGCAACTGAGACCCTTTCTTTGGTCTGAACTGGGGATCAATTTGACATTGTAGCCCCATACGTTTACATCTGGAACAGGAAGCAGGGAAGTTTTCAGATGCATTACACTTGATCTTGTGTTGCCGACAATGCGTACAGGATGTCACTGGTCTATGTCCCGTCGATGAAGGCTGGTGCTTTGCAACACTAACAGCAGACCTGTTATGCTTTGAGATTGACGAGCCCGGCGATACCAGCCCGTTATACATCGTAGAATTCAACTCCACTAAACTATCAGAATTTTCTCTCTTCACCCGTTTGATAATTTTCATCTCTTCTTGAGTATTTGTAGATTCACCTGATTCACTTCCATCCACTTCTGCTATTCTCTTTGGCCTACTATTCAGGTGTGTCATAGTTTGCTTTTCCACTTCAGATTCGCCTGAACCCTGCTTCCCGTTTTTATATAGTCTATTCAAATGACTAGTATCACTTCCAAGGACCATCTCACCTTCTATCATTGACATATCTTAAAACAAAGCTAAGATAGTTGTCCACTATTATACTTGTTGACCTGTTCTATCTCGATATGGATCAAAACTTCGCTGTAATAATAAGCGCCACAACAGTTCAAACAGTGGTCACAATAACCAATAGCATACACGAATAGTTTTAAATAACTATCTAAACCTTTCAAATGCTAGTCTAAGTTATTTTCTTGTTGACTCATGTATTCATTGGAGTCTTCAAGAAGTGAAGTGAAACAGTGAAAAAACTGTTAACTCAACGGTTTTAAAAGGCAACATCAACACACGTAGCcaagaaataaaaaaaaacacCTTAACAGAAGTAATACTATGTCTTATCTTGGTTTACATAGGCTAGAGATTATAAAGTCACTAAATGAACGCACTAAGCTTTTTCAGCCTTTTGTAAAACGTAGGTATGGCTTCACAGTGCGGAAAGAACCAAACTTGGCTTTGGCGTCTTCGTCAGAAACAGAAGGTGGGATAATAACCTCGTCGCCCTCTTTCCAGTCAACTGGAGTGACAACGCCCTTTTCATCTCCCTTCTGCAAAGCATCGATAACTCTGAGCACCTCTAGGGAGTTTCTACCCACAGCAGCAGGGTATGTGAAAATCAATCTGATCTTCTTTGAAGGGTCAATGACATAGACTGAACGGATAGTTTGCACTAGACCACCGCTTAGGTTCTTAAAACCTTCCTCGTCAACCATATCATACAAAAAGGAGACCTCTCTGTTAACATCGCCAATGATTGGGAAGGTAAAGCTGTCCAACTGAgaaacttcttcaatatccTTGACCCAGTCGTGATGCTTTTGAACACCCTCTGCAGACAAACCAATTAGTTTAACATTGCGCTTGTCAAACTCTGGCTTTAGCTTAGCAAAGGTACCAAGCTCTGTAGTACACACTGGGGTGAAATCAGCAGGATGCGAAAACAAAACACCCCAAGAGTTGCTTAGATAGTCGTAGAAGTTTAATTCACCCGCAGTTGTCTCAGCTGTGAAGTCAGGGGCAGTTGAATTTATTCTTAGGCGAGGTTGGTCTTGTTGCTTGAAAGACCTGATAGCTCTGCTACCATTGCCCTTTAGAGAGCTTATCTGGTTTTGCAAGGTGTTCTTAGCCTGACTTACTGTACGTCCAATCATTATCACTATTAACTTAGTACTAGTGGCTGCTGACTTATTATTTACCGTATGTTAGCTCAACATTGTCTTTATATATGTGCCAAGCATCGGTCTCCCTATTTAACTGTGGCATAATAAAGTCACGTGCCATCCATTAAGAGAGGTATTCCAGCATGCTGCTATGTCATTCAGGACCACCAACCAGAGACTACGGACTTGATTGTGGCGTTAACTGACTGCTTAAATGTGTGTAATACGATCTTGTTGATGATTAGCCAGGGGATGGAGTTTGGGTATCTTAAATTAAGGGTACTACTTTGTAATGTTGGAACCGCTGAAGATTATAAAGGCGCACCAGGCTGAAATATAAGGAATTGATGATAATAGAAGGTTGTATAAGCAGTTTAAGTAAATCAGAAGGTAGTTTTCACctatatatataacaaGTTAGTAGTCGCGACGTATTCTATGACACTATATTGAGTGCGCGAGCATGTTGACTTAAGCCGTTAGCACAAACCGGTAAAGTCACAATTTATAAATGGTTGACATCCAGTGGCTACAGCAATTATAGAGATAAAACATTTTGGTGATAGAGTCTAGCATATATTAATATAGCTACGATAGGAATGAGTGATCGGTTGTTAAGATCTAGTTCTTCTGGCGTGTTTAGTACACCGGTTTCAAAACCTCTGGCGAGACCTAAATCAACAGCTGTTTCAAATTGCTCACAGAAAAGAGCTAGAACGAGCATAAAATCGGATGAATGTGGATTAGAATGTAATATCAATGTGTATGTGAGGTGCAGGTCCCGCAATGAGAGAGAGATCAAAGAGAAGGCTAATGTTGTGGTTTCCACACTGGGTAAACAAGGTCGGGAATTGGTAGTAATGAACCCTACTATGTCAAATCATAGGACATATTCTTTTGATCAGGTGTTTGGTGCTGAAAGTGACCAGGAGACAGTCTTTGAGAAGGTAGCGAAGTCATATTTATATGAAATGATACGAGGATACAATTGCACTCTGTTTGCGTACGGCCAAACAGGCACTGGGAAAACATATACCATGAGTGGTGATATTGAGGTGATGGGCGCATCATCTGAAGATCCTAACCATGTCCTATTGAGCGAGAATGCGGGCATAATACCCCGGGTTCTTGTGGAATTGTTCCAAATTTTGCAGAATGAGAGTCAGGACTACTCGGTGAAAGTGTCATTTCTTGAATTATACAACGAAAAGCTACGAGATTTGTTAGCAGGCGATAAAGAGCCTTTGCTGGATGATTCAGGAGGTAGTATGTTGAACTCTTCTGAATCGATCCGAATCTTTGACAACCAAAAACCCGACAGAAGAACATCTAGCTCATATGCAATCACGGTTAAGGGTATGGAGGAAATATATATTAGTTCCGCGCATGAAGGGTTGAAATTGTTGCTGGAAGGCTCACTCAAGAGAAAGGTTGCAGCTACCAAGTGTAATGATGTTTCGTCACGCTCTCACATTGTTTTCACTATAACTACGAACGTTACGAAAGTCCACCCTGCTTCTGGCGAAGAATATGTGAAGATCGGGAAGCTAAACCTTGTTGACTTGGCAGGCTCTGAGAATATCACCAGGTCAGGAGCGGAAAATAAGAGGGCCCAAGAAGCTGGCTCGATTAATAAATCATTGCTTACTTTAGGGCGTGTTATCAATGCCTTAGTGGGCCACTCTCAGCACATTCCATACCGCGAGTCAAAATTGACGAGGCTATTGCAGGACTCATTAGGTGGGCGTACAAAAACATGCATTATTGCAACCATTTCACCAGCTAAAACATGCATTGAGGAAACTGTAAGTACTTTGGAGTATGCCACAAGAGCGAGATCCATCAAGAACACCCCGCAAGTGAACCAATTGATGGCAAAGGAAACTTGTATTAATGACTATATACGGGAGATAGAAAGATTGCGCAAGGACTTGAGGGCTATTCAATGTAAAGAGGGCATTTACATTACTCAAGAGAAATACGACATGTACGAAAGTAACTCTATTTTAGTTGATGAACAGAAGGCAAAGATTGAGAATCTTCAGGATCAAATTAGAAGATTTAAGGAGAAATATTCAGGTCAAGTGAACATTGTTAAGGAAAAAGAGATACAATTAAAGGAACTCACGCTAATTAACGAAAAGATTATGGAAAGCTGCAAGCAGTTATATTGCCAATTTGACCAATTGAAGACTAATGTACTATCATATGATAGAGAAGTTAAAGATATACATGAGAAAAACCTCCAACTTTTGTCGAATGTAGCTTCAAACAGACAAAAGATTCATGAAGCATTATTATCGAAGGTCGgttttgttgaaaaatCACAAAGTGCCATATCAACTGAACTTAATAGTTTGGGAGCCATACTAAATACCTTGCTCTCATACAATCAACGATTCAAAACAGTGATCGAAGGCGTATTTGAAGATCTACGAGATAGGTTGGCTATTTTCGAGGAAATAACTCAAGGAGGAGAGCTATCAGTTGATGTGGATGGCATTGACGACAAATTTGGAAAGGTGACGGATGTTGTCAGGTCCTCTTGTGAAAATGTACTAGTAAGAATGGATGACTACATATCCACTCTAAAATCAAATATGTCACTGGCTAATTCTGATTTATCTGGTGGTTTGAAGGAGAACACTGCGAAGCTTGAATCAAGTGTTCGAGATTTCGTTACAGATATAAAGAAAGAATTAGAAGACTCTTTACAACATCTCATTGAAAAAGTCGTTTCACAAGGCTCTGCAACATCTGAGCTTGTAAACTCTACTAAACTTGGATTAATATCCCAGAAAACTCAAATAGAAAAGGAGATTCAAACGAAAAGTGAAGAATATGCCCAAaaagcagcagcagcacGGATGGATATTTGTAAACTTGTGGAACAGGAGAGGCAAAGATGCCAGGAGGCGATGAAAGCGAGCTACGAATTTCTGTTGGATAAGATGAAGGAATCAGAACTGAGACAGAAGTcatttgaagaattgaTTGCTAATAAGCTTCAGGAACTTGTAGCCAGTGATGGCCAAACTGCTGTTGAACTGTGCTCATTTGGGTTGCATCAACTCAACTCCCATACAATGACAAGTATCAATAGCTTGGCAAATACGATCACAGAGAACAGTTCTTCTTTAACGTCAGATGTGCAACACTTTAAAGTCCGTAACTCATCAACCTGTGATTTTGATGTTCTCAAATATGAATTTAACAATTTCAAGGAAAACATTGCGTCTGCATCAGGCAAGCAAACCACAAGACTAGAGGCTCTGGTGAATGAGACTTACAGTTGTTTAAAAAATGAT
This window contains:
- the SEF1 gene encoding Sef1p (Syntenic homolog of Ashbya gossypii AGR369W; Syntenic homolog of Saccharomyces cerevisiae YBL066C (SEF1)); the encoded protein is MSMIEGEMVLGSDTSHLNRLYKNGKQGSGESEVEKQTMTHLNSRPKRIAEVDGSESGESTNTQEEMKIIKRVKRENSDSLVELNSTMYNGLVSPGSSISKHNRSAVSVAKHQPSSTGHRPVTSCTHCRQHKIKCNASENFPASCSRCKRMGLQCQIDPQFRPKKGSQLQNLKNEIEELNSKLEFLLRSEGILASAMRNSELGRQILQAIKTQDSAQHSGISVQTYLASEPELLKSDSSFTSRVTSPMGPASNGTDYTKGSGSVPPLLNDSAPPNSSAKSLPPGLQLVLKHHSSANHSPADTPTSNGTPAMTPETNKKPVVMTTNTLPLLPSPQANIDEFVLGDVQITIKRAEELHTIFVTKYLPYFPIMTSESVTELYSRSQLLFWTVMLIACLSDPEPTLYNKLASLIKQLAIETCWIRTPRSTHISQALLLLCNWPLPNLKVLDDCSYRFVGLAKSLSFQLGLHRGEFMSEFTRTQALMPDAEKWRTRTWLGIFFAEQCWSSILGLPSTFQTDYIIEKARLGKVPDLPMPFRQLICLAHFQAKLSGIMGSSVSSQDGLLETGERAGSLAIMEWELSRLHASMKFDTYPFVEIYYLYAKLMICCFAFLPDTPIDYQKKYVTEAYMAATRIITLLTKILEERQLIELPIYVRHSANYAALILFKIHLTLYLPDKYVDSARQSIVTLHRLYRNQLSAWAASVENDISRTASVLEKLNFVLITHPELFVEEDGIISRMRSHLTGTLFYDLVYCVHEARRRENDEKYNAEVQRKRNELLSSCSEEKKVLLSRKLFPLPFYNQISKEDFETITQTTPNGTTVTKLVPTKNAMKQARMLQSQGGEDGMPIKSINGIPLSMLDATGSVVPEASTGTCKKILQEATQRQQQSFMLIPTAAKPATDPLSPSSQTDSRVFEMQPADSNSIVATSMQRSVSASLVESSPFGRNGIPKITSESIATGIPNSLFNNGDTGLSTIDPRDQKSSRLNSTSAVAAFSESAMNKTLATTPSYTNLSMFLDTNGNRLSATSASAACDENNALLTVGNEQQQLQNSSANFNQLSELDTFFLQQSTGWIEGNSSTDDFLGWYDINMIPEF
- the PRX1 gene encoding thioredoxin peroxidase PRX1 (Syntenic homolog of Ashbya gossypii AGR368W; Syntenic homolog of Saccharomyces cerevisiae YBL064C (PRX1)), which gives rise to MIGRTVSQAKNTLQNQISSLKGNGSRAIRSFKQQDQPRLRINSTAPDFTAETTAGELNFYDYLSNSWGVLFSHPADFTPVCTTELGTFAKLKPEFDKRNVKLIGLSAEGVQKHHDWVKDIEEVSQLDSFTFPIIGDVNREVSFLYDMVDEEGFKNLSGGLVQTIRSVYVIDPSKKIRLIFTYPAAVGRNSLEVLRVIDALQKGDEKGVVTPVDWKEGDEVIIPPSVSDEDAKAKFGSFRTVKPYLRFTKG
- the KIP1 gene encoding Kip1p (Syntenic homolog of Ashbya gossypii ACR228C; Syntenic homolog of Saccharomyces cerevisiae YBL063W (KIP1)), which codes for MSDRLLRSSSSGVFSTPVSKPLARPKSTAVSNCSQKRARTSIKSDECGLECNINVYVRCRSRNEREIKEKANVVVSTLGKQGRELVVMNPTMSNHRTYSFDQVFGAESDQETVFEKVAKSYLYEMIRGYNCTLFAYGQTGTGKTYTMSGDIEVMGASSEDPNHVLLSENAGIIPRVLVELFQILQNESQDYSVKVSFLELYNEKLRDLLAGDKEPLLDDSGGSMLNSSESIRIFDNQKPDRRTSSSYAITVKGMEEIYISSAHEGLKLLLEGSLKRKVAATKCNDVSSRSHIVFTITTNVTKVHPASGEEYVKIGKLNLVDLAGSENITRSGAENKRAQEAGSINKSLLTLGRVINALVGHSQHIPYRESKLTRLLQDSLGGRTKTCIIATISPAKTCIEETVSTLEYATRARSIKNTPQVNQLMAKETCINDYIREIERLRKDLRAIQCKEGIYITQEKYDMYESNSILVDEQKAKIENLQDQIRRFKEKYSGQVNIVKEKEIQLKELTLINEKIMESCKQLYCQFDQLKTNVLSYDREVKDIHEKNLQLLSNVASNRQKIHEALLSKVGFVEKSQSAISTELNSLGAILNTLLSYNQRFKTVIEGVFEDLRDRLAIFEEITQGGELSVDVDGIDDKFGKVTDVVRSSCENVLVRMDDYISTLKSNMSLANSDLSGGLKENTAKLESSVRDFVTDIKKELEDSLQHLIEKVVSQGSATSELVNSTKLGLISQKTQIEKEIQTKSEEYAQKAAAARMDICKLVEQERQRCQEAMKASYEFLLDKMKESELRQKSFEELIANKLQELVASDGQTAVELCSFGLHQLNSHTMTSINSLANTITENSSSLTSDVQHFKVRNSSTCDFDVLKYEFNNFKENIASASGKQTTRLEALVNETYSCLKNDLEIHKTDVTSEIDKENKETCAVLETANDNSQKLVHSINTLVNYVSEGYKSNVMQISHTQDEIFDNNIMYMKKIADKIGAAITMSPSLQDIPQIHDGPQRVIKRLPSFDISENLAEIENENALISELPYGGADMLIGAPSSSRESIINSSRGAQSLNAITPVPLSVKPYTNLQVPRNLNSNIKTLQNLALETVSNSGSQMTEVIDLSDDATSCS